Within Kutzneria chonburiensis, the genomic segment GCCTGCTCGCGGCGGCGGCTGGCGTCGTAGCGCCTCTTGACATCGCCCAAGGTTGGATACACCCTCACCGTATTGGATATAGCTCGACTGTATCGGAGGTTGCCATGGTAACCGAAGAGTTCCTCGCCGAGATGCTGCCGCGGCAGCTCGCCGCCGAGCAGGCGCTGTGCCGTGGCGACGCCGAACCCCGCGGCCAGACCTGGTCGCATGCCGATCCGGTGACGGTGTTCGGCGCGTCGAAGGCGCCGGTGCGACGGGGCTGGGACGAGGTCAGCGGCCTGTTCAAGGAGGTGGCGGCCAGCTTCTCCGGCCTGGACGCCTACGAGTTCGAGCTGGTCGCCGCCGGGGCGAGCGGCGATCTCGCCTACACGGTCGGCTTCGAGCACAAGACCGCCGTGATCAACGGCAGGACCGTCACGTACACGCTGCGCGTCACCCACGTCTACCGGCGCGAGGACGGCGTGTGGCAGACGGTCCACCGCCACGGCGACCACGTCGAGTCATGACCGCGACCACGGTCGGCGCCGCCGAGGGAACACCGATCATCCTGCCGGCCAGGGGTTACGGCCTGGTCAAACTGGGCGCCGCCGACACCGCAGGGAGCCTGTCGGCCTTCGAGCTCGTCTTCGAGCCGGGCGAAGGCCCGGGCGAGCACGTGCACACCCGCGACCACGAGCTCTGGTACGTGCTCGACGGCGACTTC encodes:
- a CDS encoding YybH family protein, translated to MVTEEFLAEMLPRQLAAEQALCRGDAEPRGQTWSHADPVTVFGASKAPVRRGWDEVSGLFKEVAASFSGLDAYEFELVAAGASGDLAYTVGFEHKTAVINGRTVTYTLRVTHVYRREDGVWQTVHRHGDHVES